One segment of Streptomyces sp. TG1A-8 DNA contains the following:
- a CDS encoding serine/threonine-protein kinase, whose amino-acid sequence MAPQRNVGAGAEAERPECAGQYRLEARLGSGGMGVVHLARSTSGLRLAVKVVHAEFARDPEFRGRFRQEVAAARRVSGAFTAPVVDADPEAERPWMATLFIPGPTLSEHVRDDGPMPSARLRRLMAGLAEALRDIHRVGVVHRDLKPSNVLLAEDGPKVIDFGISRPKDSELRTETGKLIGTPPFMAPEQFRRPREVGPAADVFALGSVMVHAATGRGPFDSDSPYVVAYQVVHDEPDLTGVPQDLAPLVQRCLAKEPADRPTPDELMRELRSVAASYDTQAFVPAQRTREDGPGPRTGAGGTTGRTGRRRGRRMAAAGAAALGLAVLAALAPVQWSGGSGSTAGDGSARTVPTAFGGWSAGPVVKGGGVPQCSYAADRLLCAQPGVVFALSPTDGALVWRHPVPTRVTSGPPAVAAGLVQPDPDGGTRLAALAPASGREVWQRRLPPGTTVRHAGDTALLTHADGSVDGVDAATGAPKWRRTFPGGGPPVLTSFPGDPLAYAARTSADGSGTRVTAVDPRTGRVRWDARLDGALRPFGAHGGSVFLLSVGRVRGDAREVVRYTPAGGGTRRVTLPVALDDAQATVRGNVAYLLASGGALVAVDLDARKQLWRLETSVSRGSAPAADGARVYFSSADGRLLAVDADGGGLVGQTGARLGEDPSRVVAALPAPVVVGGRIYAAAPDGTVFALDARDPSAW is encoded by the coding sequence ATGGCGCCACAGCGCAACGTCGGAGCGGGCGCGGAAGCGGAACGCCCCGAGTGCGCCGGTCAGTACCGGCTGGAGGCGCGCCTGGGCTCGGGCGGCATGGGGGTCGTGCACCTGGCCCGCAGCACCTCCGGGCTGAGGCTCGCGGTGAAGGTCGTGCACGCGGAGTTCGCCCGGGACCCGGAGTTCCGGGGCCGCTTCCGGCAGGAGGTGGCGGCCGCCCGGAGGGTGAGCGGGGCCTTCACCGCGCCCGTCGTGGACGCCGATCCGGAGGCCGAACGGCCGTGGATGGCCACGCTGTTCATCCCGGGGCCGACCCTTTCCGAACACGTGAGGGACGACGGGCCGATGCCGTCGGCCCGGTTGCGGCGGCTCATGGCCGGGCTCGCCGAGGCGTTGCGGGACATCCACCGGGTGGGGGTCGTGCACCGGGACCTCAAGCCGAGCAACGTGCTGCTCGCCGAGGACGGGCCGAAGGTCATCGACTTCGGCATCTCCCGGCCCAAGGACAGCGAACTGCGCACCGAGACCGGGAAGCTGATCGGTACGCCGCCGTTCATGGCGCCGGAGCAGTTCCGCCGGCCGCGGGAGGTGGGGCCGGCGGCGGACGTCTTCGCCCTCGGGTCGGTGATGGTGCACGCGGCGACCGGGCGCGGGCCGTTCGACTCCGACAGTCCGTACGTGGTGGCGTACCAGGTGGTGCACGACGAGCCGGACCTGACCGGTGTGCCGCAGGACCTGGCGCCGCTGGTGCAGCGCTGCCTCGCCAAGGAACCGGCGGACCGGCCGACCCCGGACGAGCTGATGCGGGAGCTGCGGTCGGTCGCGGCGTCCTACGACACGCAGGCGTTCGTACCCGCGCAGCGGACCCGGGAGGACGGTCCGGGGCCGCGGACCGGTGCCGGGGGGACCACGGGCCGGACCGGAAGGCGGCGGGGCAGGCGGATGGCCGCCGCGGGCGCCGCCGCGCTCGGTCTGGCCGTGCTCGCCGCCCTGGCCCCGGTCCAGTGGTCCGGCGGCTCCGGGAGCACGGCCGGGGACGGGAGCGCGCGGACGGTGCCGACCGCGTTCGGCGGCTGGTCGGCCGGACCGGTGGTGAAGGGCGGGGGCGTGCCCCAGTGCTCCTACGCGGCGGACAGGCTGCTGTGCGCCCAGCCCGGCGTGGTGTTCGCGCTGTCCCCCACCGACGGCGCCCTGGTGTGGCGGCACCCGGTACCCACGCGGGTCACGAGCGGTCCGCCGGCGGTGGCGGCCGGTCTCGTGCAGCCCGACCCGGACGGAGGCACGCGGCTGGCGGCGCTCGCCCCCGCCTCGGGCCGGGAGGTCTGGCAGCGGCGGCTGCCCCCGGGCACGACGGTGCGCCACGCGGGTGACACGGCCCTGCTCACGCACGCCGACGGCTCGGTGGACGGGGTGGACGCGGCGACCGGTGCGCCGAAGTGGCGGCGGACGTTCCCCGGCGGGGGTCCGCCGGTCCTCACGTCCTTCCCCGGCGACCCGCTGGCCTACGCGGCCCGGACGTCCGCCGACGGGTCGGGCACCCGGGTGACCGCCGTGGACCCGCGCACGGGACGGGTGCGGTGGGACGCCCGGCTGGACGGGGCGCTGCGGCCGTTCGGCGCCCACGGCGGTTCGGTGTTCCTGCTCTCCGTCGGCCGTGTCCGCGGGGACGCCCGGGAGGTCGTCCGCTACACCCCGGCCGGCGGGGGGACCCGCCGGGTGACGCTGCCCGTCGCCCTCGACGACGCGCAGGCCACCGTGCGCGGGAACGTCGCGTACCTCCTGGCGTCCGGGGGAGCCCTGGTCGCCGTCGACCTGGACGCGCGCAAGCAGCTGTGGCGCCTGGAGACGTCGGTGAGCCGCGGGTCGGCGCCCGCCGCCGACGGCGCGCGGGTGTACTTCAGCTCGGCGG